In one Drosophila pseudoobscura strain MV-25-SWS-2005 chromosome X, UCI_Dpse_MV25, whole genome shotgun sequence genomic region, the following are encoded:
- the LOC4815351 gene encoding uncharacterized protein yields MRRNLGCLLGLVLMAFLHSGHAIVGVGAGRDLVLTPKQGLQLTGKRLFYEEKDACEDLRPWERTLKHVTYVTLFTDAAMGAAAGNLR; encoded by the exons ATGAGGAGGAATCTTGGCTGCCTTCTGGGCTTGGTTCTCATGGCATTT CTGCATTCGGGGCATGCCATAGTAGGTGTCGGGGCAGGACGGGACCTGGTGCTGACGCCCAAGCAGGGCTTGCAGCTGACGGGCAAGCGTCTCTTCTACGAGGAGAAGGATGCGTGCGAGGATTTGCGTCCCTGGGAGCGCACCCTGAAGCATGTCACCTATGTGACACTCTTCACGGACGCCGCCATGGGTGCAGCAGCCGGAAATCTTAGGTAG
- the LOC4815280 gene encoding uncharacterized protein isoform X1, producing MKEALPLAVLLLWLGATLPPSSGSAVLISDMTMTVMVELSSRHPFCKMHRDRGDIQRMLLQSDPRRIRQVPRESVMELEEVCRHQGSYGHEFRGGLGFIYPGTKWCGPGTAATSYDDLGAHTREDRCCREHDMCPDVLNVGECRRGLCNRGTFTRSHCDCDARFRRCLQAANTETANTLGAIFYNVVQVTCFQERSPCSAHQRFEDFYYRTNQCPAEFRQADLYVPPHGDNLIAKILAHPVQQSRSLAAAAPALAPAKLTARRFGVKLASVGLAAVNIIREVVQRPRLLWESLHAPVSRELPPRFGGSPPGGYYYERPGPGSSYGYGSYGSRWS from the exons ATGAAGGAGGCTCTGCCGTtggcggtgctgctgctgtggctagGCGCGACGCTGCCGCCTAGCTCCGGATCGGCTGTGCTCATCTCGGACATGACCATGACTGTGATGGTGGAGCTCTCGTCCCGGCATCCCTTCTGCAAGATGCACAGAGATCG CGGCGACATTCAAcggatgctgctgcagtcggATCCACGACGCATCCGGCAGGTGCCGCGCGAGTCGGTaatggagctggaggaggtgTGCCGGCATCAGGGCTCCTATGGTCATGAGTTCCGCGGCGGCCTGGGCTTCATCTATCCGGGGACCAAATGGTGTGGCCCCGGGACAGCGGCCACCAGCTACGACGATCTGGGCGCCCATACGCGGGAGGATAGATGCTGTCGCGAGCACGACATGTGCCCAGATGTCCTGAACGTGGGCGAGTGCAGGCGGGGATTGTGCAACCGGGGTACCTTCACCCGCTCTCACTGTGACTGCGACGCGAGATTCCGGCGCTGCCTGCAGGCGGCCAACACGGAGACGGCCAATACTTTGGGGGCGATCTTCTACAATGTGGTGCAGGTGACGTGCTTCCAGGAGCGCAGTCCCTGCTCGGCGCACCAGAGGTTCGAGGATTTCTATTACCGCACCAATCAGTGCCCGGCCGAGTTCCGGCAGGCGGACCTTTATGTTCCACCGCACGGGGACAATCTGATAGCCAAGATCCTGGCCCATCCAGTGCAGCAAAGTCGTTCTCTGGCCGCCGCCGCACCGGCCCTGGCCCCGGCCAAGCTCACGGCCCGCCGCTTTGGCGTTAAGCTTGCCAGCGTCGGCCTGGCGGCAGTCAACATTATCCGTGAGGTGGTCCAGCGGCCGCGTCTTCTTTGGGAGAGCCTGCATGCGCCCGTCAGCCGGGAGCTGCCACCGCGGTTCGGGGGATCGCCGCCAGGCGGCTACTACTACGAGCGGCCAGGGCCAGGGTCGTCATATGGCTATGGTAGCTACGGCTCTCGTTGGAGCTGA
- the LOC4815280 gene encoding acidic phospholipase A2 PA4 isoform X2: MKEALPLAVLLLWLGATLPPSSGSAVLISDMTMTVMVELSSRHPFCKMHRDRGDIQRMLLQSDPRRIRQVPRESVMELEEVCRHQGSYGHEFRGGLGFIYPGTKWCGPGTAATSYDDLGAHTREDRCCREHDMCPDVLNVGECRRGLCNRGTFTRSHCDCDARFRRCLQAANTETANTLGAIFYNVVQVTCFQERSPCSAHQRAGYNETEQEAICAQWQYQPSEKYVPSQPRTSS, from the exons ATGAAGGAGGCTCTGCCGTtggcggtgctgctgctgtggctagGCGCGACGCTGCCGCCTAGCTCCGGATCGGCTGTGCTCATCTCGGACATGACCATGACTGTGATGGTGGAGCTCTCGTCCCGGCATCCCTTCTGCAAGATGCACAGAGATCG CGGCGACATTCAAcggatgctgctgcagtcggATCCACGACGCATCCGGCAGGTGCCGCGCGAGTCGGTaatggagctggaggaggtgTGCCGGCATCAGGGCTCCTATGGTCATGAGTTCCGCGGCGGCCTGGGCTTCATCTATCCGGGGACCAAATGGTGTGGCCCCGGGACAGCGGCCACCAGCTACGACGATCTGGGCGCCCATACGCGGGAGGATAGATGCTGTCGCGAGCACGACATGTGCCCAGATGTCCTGAACGTGGGCGAGTGCAGGCGGGGATTGTGCAACCGGGGTACCTTCACCCGCTCTCACTGTGACTGCGACGCGAGATTCCGGCGCTGCCTGCAGGCGGCCAACACGGAGACGGCCAATACTTTGGGGGCGATCTTCTACAATGTGGTGCAGGTGACGTGCTTCCAGGAGCGCAGTCCCTGCTCGGCGCACCAGAG GGCTGGCTACAATGAAACGGAGCAGGAGGCCATCTGTGCCCAGTGGCAGTACCAGCCGTCGGAGAAGTACGTACCCAGTCAGCCGCGCACTTCTTCCTAG